A segment of the Manis javanica isolate MJ-LG chromosome 10, MJ_LKY, whole genome shotgun sequence genome:
AACTGGGTAAATTTACTgatgtgaaaaaaatattattcagtttTAAGTAAAGAGggaaatcctgctatttttgaaaacatgaatGGACATTGAGGACACTATCATAATTGACAGAAGtcagataaaaagataaatagtaTATGatatcacttgtatgtggaatctaaaaatgtcaGCCACAtaggaacagagaacagattggtgtttGGCAGAatcaggaggtggggtgggggaaatgagTAAAGGTTGTCAAAAGATGTAAAcattcagttataagataaataagttccaGAGATGTAATGTTCACATGTTGACTATAGTTATAAACACTCTATTGTTTAATTGAAACTGCTAataaagtagatcttaaaaaatttatcactagaaaaaaattctaactatgtgaggtgatggatattaattaaacaatgtggtaatcatttcccaaaatgcatgcatattaaataattatgttCTACACCTTAGACTTATacaatatgtcaaatatatttcaataaaactggaaaaaagtaaAGGACTGTAAtgccaaaaatacaaaaatgagaacactatgaaaaattccACTTTAATAGCAAGTTAGTGTAATTCAATAGTTTCTCCTTAGTCTGTAGATGGTCGTTTGCATAACAAAACATAAATTACATGTACATTCTTCTTAAGACAGTTGATGCTTGACCAGGAAGGAAAACTGagacaaatattttctgccacAGACAATCTATTAATTTAATGAAATGAGTGGACTAAAATACAGCCTAAATTTTTACTGTCTATTTGTATTTTAGACATAATGATGAGGTGTTGTTCGGACTTTATGAAAGTGTATTCATGCTTAATTAGGAAAGGGAACCACTATaaaagaagttttatttgaattaagACTATAGTGCTTACTTAAGTCTGTGATTCTAAGagtaatggaaaataaattttgatgGTTAAGCAGAGTAATTTCAGTATTGTAGTGTCTACTTGAATTGTTGAAGACCCATAGAGATGAACTACTATTGgatgaaatatttatatgtatatgtttttaacttttaaagaattcTTAGTTTCCTAATTCTTTGAAAGAAATACCATCTTTTTTATTGAGTCCTTGAAAGCTTGCTTCACTTGCTTGTTCCGCAGAGTATAAATGAAAGGGTTCATCAGAGGGATGACTGACGTGTTGAGCAATGACACCACCTTATTCATGGCCACGCCTTCCTTTGCTGGTTTGATGTAGATGAAGATGCAACTTCCATAGGTGATGGAAACTACAATCATGTGGGAAGAACAAGTGGAGAAAGCCTTTTGTTTTTGCTGAGCTGAAGGGAGTCTTAAAATAGTCTTGATGATGTATATGTAGGACACAGCTACACAGACTAATGTGAAAATGAGGGTCAGCACAGCCatgacgagggcaagctgctctACAGATTGAGTGTCCGAGCATATAATCTTCAGAAGAGGAGATGCATCACAGGCAAAATGGTCAACGAGATTGGAGTTACAGAAATCCAGCTGAACTCCTAGGCTAAGTGGGGGGAGTATGACAACTAACCCAATCTGCCAACACAAAAGGACAAGAATGGTGCAAACCCTGTCACTCATGATGGTGGTGTAGTGCaggggcttgcagatggccacgtagcggtcataggacatggcagTTAGGAGAAAAAATTCTGCTGCCCCAATGAGGATGATAAAAAACAATTGGATGATGCAAGCATTATAGGTAACCCTTCTGTCCCCAGTTGTCAGGCTATACAGGAATCGAGGAACACAGACAGttgtaaatattatttctaagATGGAGAAATTCcgaaggaaaaagtacatgggtgtTTTAAGGTGAGGGTCCAGCAGAGTGAGGAGCACAATGATGAGATTTCCAGCAACAGTGAAAATGTAGGTGAGAAacagaaatactgaaagaaaaacctgTAGATGTGGGTCATCTGTTAATCCAAGTAGGATGAATGTTATTGAAGAATGATTTTTCATCACTGTCTTCAGATATGTAATGAGTCTGTATTAATAAATCATAAACTCTGAATCTGAAGATTAGAATGTAAAAATAGTATTCAATAAGCTGTATAGAGGAAAGGAGCCACACAAGTCAGGAGAAGCACATTTTTTACCTTTACTGTATCATCAATAGTCTGACGTAGAAGTGACTGCGTTATGTTGCATTTCCCTGGACTCTGCTTTACCTTAGTCTCCACAGTATGTTTCATACCAAATATCCATCTGATGTTTCATTTTTCACTAGTTACggggaaaattttgaaatatatagaaaatgccACAAGGATATCACTGTCCCCTGAGATTAAGGAGGCTGTCATGGTATCTCGACTCCTCAGTGTAGAGTAGGAGATCCATAAAAGTTAGTACTAGGAAAATTTctgtataaaaattttatttcctcacCTGTCAGAACAGCATATCAGCAAATCATTCTCACACCCTGCAGCAATGTAATACCACCAAGACCTAGTTGTATTATATTCCATGTTTTGCAACACTTGTTCTCTGCAATTAACTCCTTAATCTCCTCAATGTCCGAAAGGAGCCTTTACTGTTTGGGTGGCCTGGGAGCAGTACCACAGAGTTACTGTGAATTTACTGTGTCCCATGCATCTccaggatttcttctttggtaTCGTTTTATGTTAATATGCTGAATTATTCAGGTATGTGTTCCTCCCACATATCAGTTTGAAAAACATCTGCTTTGCTTCCTTTCCTGAATTcctgtttcaatttcattgtgttttctaACATCCCACAGCGCAAGCCTTCCCAGATTCTGACAAATGGTGTGTTCTGATGGTGTTCCTAGGGAGAACCATATACTCTCCTTAGGCTTCCCTGATCCTTAGGTCCTGTGATATAGGTAAAGATACTTCACCTCCCAAGTGCCTTCCAAAGCTACTTGCTAGCTCTATTAATAAAAATTCTGTATCCTCCAAGATGGACTGACGAAGGTGAATACCACTTGGGGAAAGTGTTGTCTCCTTTGCCGTGATTCCTTTCTGTGGGACTCACTTTGTGCGTGGGGATGTCCCTCACCATTGCTGCCTCTGTCACTGCTTCAGGGCACCTCTTTGCTCCTCAGTGCTCTGGCCCAAGGATAGACCAGACTGGGCCCAACAGTTATTATCAGGCATTAATACTTACCAAGGATTAAATATGACatggaacagaaataaaaagggctATTTGGTGTGGATATTCTTAAAAGCTGAAAAACCACAGTCTATCCTTGTGAGTTTCCCTATAGGACCGCCTCCCCATGTGGCTCCTTTTGAGGATCATGTC
Coding sequences within it:
- the LOC140843753 gene encoding olfactory receptor 6C2-like, with product MKNHSSITFILLGLTDDPHLQVFLSVFLFLTYIFTVAGNLIIVLLTLLDPHLKTPMYFFLRNFSILEIIFTTVCVPRFLYSLTTGDRRVTYNACIIQLFFIILIGAAEFFLLTAMSYDRYVAICKPLHYTTIMSDRVCTILVLLCWQIGLVVILPPLSLGVQLDFCNSNLVDHFACDASPLLKIICSDTQSVEQLALVMAVLTLIFTLVCVAVSYIYIIKTILRLPSAQQKQKAFSTCSSHMIVVSITYGSCIFIYIKPAKEGVAMNKVVSLLNTSVIPLMNPFIYTLRNKQVKQAFKDSIKKMVFLSKN